In Saccharothrix violaceirubra, the following are encoded in one genomic region:
- a CDS encoding FtsK/SpoIIIE domain-containing protein, with translation MSGFSSRRVGVEWRAALWAVRHPVVVGVPGAVAASAVEFGPTVTGLALGGLAAGVGAWWRAHPDSFDAVAAPRLRAVRRRWLSRYMGGLWRDVLLDCDLAPTHRRTGLPRVPRVLRVRSFSPSVDTVFVRMVPGQTARQWEDAAERLASALDAERVGVERVKPQVLGVIVQHRETFSGVLEAPEMPWDSEAVDLGAVGFGETEYGDAWCEPVAGQHVFGVGATGAGKASLVWSPLRAMAPLIRDGLVRLWVCDPKRMELVRSEPIAYRYAAEPGDCVELVRGYVADLEDTERRLASAGRRKFAVSRETPLNVLVLDELGALLGFGDYALVKEMRRLLSYVGTQGRATGHSMWGFTQEPTKDVVPVRDLFTVRVCLRVTSAGHVDMALGDGARLRGALADEIPNDPATAGIGYVLRQRSRLPMRVRASYVDDSEIDEFVRFVTAGRPGGLRAVA, from the coding sequence ATGTCCGGTTTTTCGAGCAGGCGTGTGGGTGTGGAGTGGCGGGCCGCGTTGTGGGCGGTGCGGCATCCGGTGGTGGTGGGTGTGCCGGGTGCGGTGGCCGCGTCGGCGGTGGAGTTCGGGCCGACCGTGACGGGGTTGGCGTTGGGCGGGCTCGCGGCGGGCGTAGGTGCGTGGTGGCGGGCGCATCCGGACAGCTTCGACGCGGTCGCGGCTCCGCGGCTTCGGGCGGTGCGGCGTCGGTGGTTGTCCCGGTACATGGGTGGCTTGTGGCGGGACGTGCTGCTGGACTGCGATCTGGCGCCGACGCACCGCCGGACGGGGTTGCCCAGGGTGCCGCGTGTGCTGCGGGTGCGGTCGTTCTCGCCGTCGGTGGACACGGTGTTCGTGCGGATGGTGCCGGGTCAGACGGCACGCCAGTGGGAGGACGCCGCGGAGCGGCTGGCGTCGGCGTTGGACGCGGAGCGGGTCGGGGTGGAGCGGGTCAAGCCGCAGGTGCTCGGGGTGATCGTGCAGCACCGCGAGACGTTCTCCGGGGTGTTGGAGGCCCCGGAGATGCCGTGGGACTCCGAGGCGGTGGACCTGGGCGCGGTGGGGTTCGGGGAGACGGAGTACGGCGACGCGTGGTGCGAGCCGGTGGCCGGTCAGCACGTGTTCGGGGTGGGCGCGACGGGTGCGGGCAAGGCGTCGTTGGTGTGGTCGCCGTTGCGGGCGATGGCGCCGTTGATCCGGGACGGCCTGGTGCGGCTGTGGGTGTGCGACCCCAAGCGCATGGAGCTGGTCCGGTCCGAGCCGATCGCGTACCGCTACGCCGCCGAACCGGGCGACTGCGTCGAGTTGGTGCGCGGGTACGTGGCCGACCTGGAGGACACCGAACGGCGGCTGGCTTCGGCGGGCCGCCGGAAGTTCGCGGTCTCCCGGGAGACGCCGCTGAACGTGTTGGTGCTCGACGAGTTGGGCGCGCTGCTCGGGTTCGGTGACTACGCACTGGTCAAGGAGATGCGCCGGTTGTTGTCGTACGTGGGCACGCAGGGCCGGGCGACGGGGCATTCGATGTGGGGGTTCACGCAGGAACCGACCAAGGACGTCGTGCCGGTGCGGGACCTGTTCACGGTCCGGGTGTGCCTGCGGGTGACCTCGGCGGGGCATGTGGACATGGCGTTGGGCGACGGGGCGCGGCTGCGCGGGGCGTTGGCCGACGAGATCCCGAACGACCCGGCCACGGCGGGGATCGGCTACGTGCTGCGGCAGAGGTCGCGGCTGCCGATGCGGGTGCGGGCGTCCTACGTGGACGACTCGGAGATCGACGAGTTCGTCCGGTTCGTGACGGCGGGCCGTCCGGGTGGCCTCAGGGCGGTGGCGTGA
- a CDS encoding replication initiator: protein MTSTLDNRIADRVRRADYREWRDKVEGTGGCAKPIRMTGGWQVQHATTGALLDWHGGDVFIPCGNRRESVCPSCSDRYAADAYHLMHAGLAGGSKGVPVTVAGKPRVFATLTAPSFGPVHGRRTTSRGKALPCGCGTWHHPADPALGTPVDPDAYDYVGAVLWNANAGALWARFTTALRRALARAAGLTVREFTHHARVSFAKVAEYQRRGLVHFHAVIRVDGPDGTAASSPSWATAEMLEHAVIAAARASRVEQKHPDGTTTVMRWGAQVDVRTIRPADADRFEDDGAISESRLAGYVAKYATKGTGKSEAADRPIRSRLDIDHLRVSEHHRRMIRTAWDLGGLPAYQALNLRRWAHMLGFRGHFLTKSKHYSTTFTAMRAERRAFRTAELFDRLGHDADTVLLVSHWEYTGSGHRDDAERELAAAIAERTREHRKARYDKEARR from the coding sequence GTGACGTCCACTCTGGACAATCGAATCGCCGATCGGGTCCGCCGTGCGGACTACCGCGAATGGCGGGACAAGGTCGAGGGCACCGGCGGCTGCGCGAAGCCGATCCGGATGACCGGCGGCTGGCAGGTCCAGCACGCCACCACCGGCGCGCTGCTGGACTGGCACGGCGGGGACGTGTTCATCCCCTGCGGCAACCGCCGCGAGTCGGTGTGCCCGTCGTGCTCGGACCGGTACGCGGCCGACGCCTACCACCTCATGCACGCCGGGTTGGCGGGCGGGTCGAAGGGCGTGCCGGTCACGGTCGCCGGGAAGCCGCGCGTGTTCGCCACCCTCACCGCCCCCTCGTTCGGCCCCGTGCACGGCCGCCGCACCACGAGCCGGGGCAAGGCGCTGCCGTGCGGGTGCGGCACCTGGCACCACCCCGCCGATCCGGCCCTGGGCACCCCGGTGGACCCGGACGCCTACGACTACGTCGGCGCGGTGCTGTGGAACGCCAACGCCGGAGCCCTGTGGGCCAGGTTCACCACCGCGCTGCGCCGTGCCCTGGCCAGGGCCGCCGGGCTGACCGTGCGCGAGTTCACGCACCACGCCCGCGTCTCCTTCGCCAAGGTCGCCGAGTACCAACGCCGGGGCCTGGTCCACTTCCACGCCGTCATCCGCGTGGACGGCCCGGACGGCACCGCGGCGTCCTCCCCCTCGTGGGCCACCGCCGAAATGCTCGAACACGCCGTGATCGCGGCGGCCCGTGCGTCCCGCGTGGAGCAGAAACACCCCGACGGCACGACCACCGTGATGCGCTGGGGCGCCCAGGTCGACGTCCGCACGATCCGCCCGGCCGACGCGGACCGGTTCGAGGACGACGGCGCGATCAGCGAATCCCGCCTGGCCGGGTACGTGGCCAAGTACGCCACCAAGGGCACCGGCAAGAGCGAGGCGGCGGACCGGCCGATCCGCTCGCGGCTGGACATCGACCACCTGCGGGTGTCCGAGCACCACCGCCGCATGATCCGGACGGCGTGGGACCTCGGCGGCCTGCCCGCCTACCAGGCCCTGAACCTGCGGCGGTGGGCGCACATGCTCGGCTTCCGGGGCCACTTCCTGACCAAGTCCAAGCACTACTCGACCACGTTCACCGCGATGCGCGCCGAACGCCGCGCTTTCCGCACCGCCGAGCTGTTCGACCGGCTCGGCCACGACGCGGACACGGTCCTGCTGGTCTCCCACTGGGAGTACACGGGCTCGGGCCACCGCGACGACGCCGAGCGCGAACTCGCGGCGGCCATCGCCGAACGCACCCGCGAGCACCGCAAAGCCAGGTACGACAAGGAGGCACGGAGATGA
- a CDS encoding helix-turn-helix transcriptional regulator, with translation MNKLWGMKEVAEFLGVPVNTLYQWRTKNYGPPGKRVGKYVRFVPDQVRAWVDSLPNGVA, from the coding sequence ATGAACAAGCTCTGGGGGATGAAGGAGGTCGCCGAGTTCCTCGGCGTCCCGGTGAACACGCTGTACCAGTGGCGGACGAAGAACTACGGACCGCCCGGCAAGCGCGTCGGCAAGTACGTCCGCTTCGTGCCCGACCAGGTCCGGGCCTGGGTGGACTCGCTACCGAACGGCGTGGCCTGA
- a CDS encoding site-specific integrase, with protein sequence MARPPLPIGTFGTIRTYRDRSGWRARTNFRDHDGVTRPVERRGRTKAGAVGALKEALRDRKGPAGSDGITSDMRFRDAAELWLEAFQRSVDAGRRSPTSRETYENRLRGLLLPAVGDLRIRELTVARLDRVVATVQDRTSSSTAKTVRTVLSGVCALAVRHGALVSNPVRDVAPLEGRRERARVLSLGELADLLAKLDGDEVAMRHDLPDLARWYAGTGERTGEGLAVHWHHLDLHTGTVTWGGGLIRVKGEGQRVSRGKTDVSERALPLSSWLVGVLRERRGRLAERFGVDQADLRGPVFPNSRGGLRDKHNTLARWREFRTRAGYPWVTFRTFRRSVATILDEAGLSARQIADQLGHSKVSTTQDVYMGRRVAGRKAADALEAIKG encoded by the coding sequence ATGGCCCGACCACCGTTGCCGATCGGGACGTTCGGCACGATCCGCACGTACCGTGACCGCTCGGGGTGGCGGGCTCGGACGAACTTCCGCGACCACGATGGCGTCACGCGGCCGGTCGAGCGGCGGGGACGGACCAAGGCCGGTGCGGTCGGCGCGCTCAAGGAGGCGTTGCGGGACCGGAAGGGGCCTGCCGGGTCGGACGGCATCACGTCCGACATGAGGTTCAGGGACGCCGCCGAGCTGTGGTTGGAGGCGTTCCAACGGTCGGTCGACGCGGGCCGCCGCTCCCCCACGTCGCGAGAGACCTACGAAAACCGACTCCGGGGCCTGCTGCTCCCGGCCGTCGGGGACCTGCGGATTCGTGAGCTGACCGTGGCCCGGCTCGACCGGGTGGTGGCGACGGTGCAGGACCGGACCAGCTCGTCGACGGCCAAGACGGTGCGCACGGTGCTGTCCGGTGTGTGCGCCTTGGCGGTGCGGCACGGCGCGCTGGTGTCGAATCCCGTGCGGGACGTGGCGCCGTTGGAGGGACGCCGGGAGCGTGCCCGGGTCCTGTCGTTGGGCGAGTTGGCCGATCTGCTGGCCAAGCTCGACGGCGACGAGGTCGCGATGCGTCACGACCTGCCGGATCTGGCCCGGTGGTACGCGGGCACGGGTGAGCGGACGGGTGAGGGGCTGGCGGTGCACTGGCACCACCTCGACCTGCACACGGGCACGGTCACCTGGGGCGGCGGGCTGATCCGGGTCAAGGGCGAGGGGCAGCGGGTCAGCCGCGGCAAGACGGACGTCTCCGAACGGGCGCTGCCGCTGTCGTCGTGGCTGGTGGGCGTGCTGCGGGAGCGTAGGGGGAGGCTGGCCGAACGGTTCGGGGTCGACCAGGCGGACCTGCGGGGACCGGTGTTCCCGAACTCGCGCGGCGGGCTGCGGGACAAGCACAACACGTTGGCCCGGTGGCGGGAGTTCAGGACACGGGCGGGGTACCCGTGGGTGACGTTCCGGACGTTCCGGCGCTCGGTGGCGACCATCCTCGACGAGGCGGGGTTGAGCGCCCGGCAGATCGCCGACCAGCTCGGACACTCCAAGGTCTCGACCACCCAGGACGTGTACATGGGGCGTCGGGTGGCCGGACGCAAGGCCGCAGACGCGTTGGAGGCGATTAAGGGGTGA
- a CDS encoding oxygenase MpaB family protein: MADRFANLRRIEALDPVTGHQEILRITAGYEFPWDYVKSLEFALFRTYCVPSISGLLARTREFERRPQRRYDDTALLMAELIDHGYDSPRGREALRVVNRLHGRFEITNDDMKYVLSTFVFDPVDWLDAYGWRPLVEQERQASFHFYRAVGVRMAIKDLPGTYAEFREFKDAYERREFVYSETNRRIGQYTVDLFCSWYPYVPKALTSQAVLSFLDEPMSRAFGFTRPPAAVGALARGTLRLRSRIVRRLPARTAPPAPRAALTDQPKNRTYPGYPTGYEPSGLGAE, translated from the coding sequence ATGGCCGACCGCTTCGCGAACCTGCGCCGCATCGAGGCTCTGGACCCGGTGACCGGGCACCAGGAGATCCTGCGCATCACCGCGGGCTACGAGTTCCCGTGGGACTACGTGAAGTCGCTGGAGTTCGCCCTGTTCCGGACGTACTGCGTGCCGTCGATCTCGGGTCTGCTGGCGCGCACGCGGGAGTTCGAACGCCGGCCGCAGCGGCGGTACGACGACACGGCGTTGCTCATGGCCGAGTTGATCGACCACGGCTACGACTCGCCCCGGGGCAGGGAGGCGCTGCGGGTCGTGAACCGGCTGCACGGCCGGTTCGAGATCACGAACGACGACATGAAGTACGTGCTGTCGACGTTCGTGTTCGACCCGGTGGACTGGCTGGACGCGTACGGCTGGCGACCGCTGGTCGAGCAGGAGCGGCAGGCGTCGTTCCACTTCTACCGCGCGGTGGGGGTGCGGATGGCGATCAAGGACCTGCCAGGGACCTACGCGGAGTTCCGGGAGTTCAAGGACGCGTACGAGCGACGGGAGTTCGTGTACAGCGAGACCAACCGCCGGATCGGGCAGTACACAGTGGACCTGTTCTGCTCGTGGTACCCGTACGTGCCGAAGGCGCTGACCTCGCAGGCTGTCCTGTCGTTCCTCGACGAGCCCATGAGTCGGGCCTTCGGCTTCACCCGCCCACCCGCCGCGGTGGGCGCCCTCGCTCGGGGCACGTTGCGCCTGCGCAGCAGGATCGTCCGCCGCCTACCCGCCCGGACGGCCCCGCCCGCCCCCCGTGCGGCCTTGACCGATCAGCCGAAGAACCGCACGTACCCGGGCTACCCGACCGGCTACGAACCGTCCGGCCTAGGGGCGGAGTAG
- a CDS encoding DUF4240 domain-containing protein has translation MDIDGFWQLVDTARADVPDADEVAARVSALLAALPREEIVAADRVFEELLASSYRTPLWAAAYVVNGGCSDDGFDYFRGWLIVQGRETFERVVADPDALADLPVVREAAEEGDEFDCEEALGIASDAYRAKTGEELPLDPDPPVLPVLEADFDFDDEEEVRERLPRLAALYYG, from the coding sequence ATGGACATCGACGGGTTCTGGCAGTTGGTCGACACCGCACGTGCCGACGTTCCCGACGCCGACGAGGTCGCCGCACGCGTGAGCGCCTTGCTCGCCGCCTTGCCGCGCGAGGAGATCGTCGCCGCCGACCGGGTCTTCGAGGAACTCCTGGCGTCGTCGTACCGCACTCCACTGTGGGCGGCGGCCTACGTGGTCAACGGCGGGTGTTCCGACGACGGCTTCGACTACTTCCGCGGTTGGTTGATCGTCCAGGGCCGGGAGACGTTCGAACGGGTCGTGGCCGATCCCGACGCGCTCGCCGACCTGCCCGTGGTGCGGGAAGCGGCGGAGGAGGGGGACGAGTTCGACTGCGAGGAAGCCCTGGGCATCGCCTCGGACGCGTACCGGGCCAAGACCGGCGAGGAACTCCCCCTCGACCCGGACCCACCGGTGCTCCCCGTCCTGGAGGCGGACTTCGACTTCGACGACGAGGAGGAGGTCCGCGAGCGGCTGCCCCGCCTGGCCGCCCTGTACTACGGGTGA
- a CDS encoding trans-aconitate 2-methyltransferase, translated as MWDPTRYLDFADDRARPFHDLVNRIGAEDPRRVVDVGCGPGHLTEVLALRWPKAVIEAFDSSPEMVESARGRGLAATVGDVRTWQPEPDTDVVVTNAVLQWVPGHEDLLRRWLRALPSGAWLAMQVPGNFADPTHRLVHEVVGESWPALRGLLREAPVLDPLGYARVLGGASVDAWETTYLHVLTGDDPVLEWITGTLLRPIRAALTDEAWQAFRDELAPRLRTAYPPDDDGVTHLPFRRVFAVARVA; from the coding sequence ATGTGGGACCCGACCCGCTACCTGGACTTCGCCGACGACCGCGCCCGCCCGTTCCACGATCTGGTGAACCGGATCGGGGCCGAGGATCCCCGTCGCGTGGTCGACGTGGGCTGCGGGCCGGGCCACCTGACCGAGGTACTGGCGCTGCGCTGGCCCAAAGCGGTGATCGAGGCGTTCGACTCGTCGCCGGAGATGGTCGAGTCGGCGCGGGGGAGGGGCCTGGCCGCCACGGTCGGCGACGTGCGGACGTGGCAGCCCGAGCCGGACACCGACGTGGTCGTGACCAACGCCGTGCTCCAGTGGGTGCCCGGCCACGAGGACCTGCTCCGGCGCTGGCTGCGCGCGCTGCCGTCCGGCGCGTGGTTGGCGATGCAGGTGCCCGGTAACTTCGCCGACCCGACCCACCGCCTGGTGCACGAGGTCGTCGGCGAGTCGTGGCCCGCGCTGCGCGGACTGCTGCGCGAGGCGCCGGTCCTGGACCCGCTGGGGTACGCGCGGGTGCTCGGCGGCGCGTCCGTCGACGCGTGGGAGACGACGTACCTGCACGTCCTGACCGGCGACGACCCGGTCCTGGAGTGGATCACGGGGACGCTGCTGCGGCCGATCCGCGCCGCGCTGACCGACGAGGCCTGGCAGGCGTTCCGGGACGAGTTGGCGCCGAGGCTGCGCACGGCGTACCCGCCGGACGACGACGGTGTCACGCACCTGCCGTTCCGACGGGTCTTCGCCGTGGCGCGCGTGGCCTAG